From one Humulus lupulus chromosome 8, drHumLupu1.1, whole genome shotgun sequence genomic stretch:
- the LOC133795091 gene encoding uncharacterized protein LOC133795091, with protein sequence MEIPMDMFLYDILPRTSLKTVASSRLLSKRINEATYERYFMELFHRKANIVSGLHVLNLKSSKYHTNYFSVDPSSTKLSLRSFLPSNIKIEAATKQGLLLCTDFSSYPNSKYIICKPTTQQWRAIPNPKTRYLTHKCMMFTIGSNPLRYKIVRFSSRNFGGDFIKNKSGCYVAIRCEVFDSKLWTWKCLDQTINLPFREAISYGSMVCISRFLYALTNKNRLFIFDTENESWEFYNLDLDDEAYSNTTVNAIYRLLEYEGKLGLLCRLKNDEFDYYSMQLWVIIKKSGTSWSWSLRKKECLPIISNNERYSSLINFFNNDLAVIMGFYNIIFYDFMTSASKIEVEIYTPMIDQIFLVESDWLPVSL encoded by the coding sequence ATGGAAATTCCTATGGATATGTTTTTGTACGATATACTACCTAGAACATCATTAAAAACAGTGGCAAGTTCTAGATTACTCTCAAAGAGAATAAATGAAGCTACCTACGAAAGATATTTCATGGAACTTTTTCATAGAAAAGCTAATATAGTTTCGGGTCTTCATGTACTGAATCTTAAGAGTAGTAAATATCACACTAATTACTTCTCCGTAGACCCTTCTTCCACCAAACTATCACTGCGAAGTTTTCTTCCTTCCAATATTAAAATCGAAGCAGCCACCAAACAAGGTCTTCTCCTCTGCACTGATTTTTCCAGTTATCCCAATTCAAAATACATTATTTGCAAGCCAACAACCCAACAATGGCGAGCTATTCCAAACCCCAAAACTCGTTATCTTACTCATAAATGTATGATGTTTACTATAGGATCCAACCCCCTTCGATACAAGATTGTTAGATTCTCCTCCCGTAACTTTGGTGGTGATTTCATCAAGAATAAATCTGGATGTTACGTCGCTATTCGATGTGAAGTTTTTGATTCTAAACTTTGGACTTGGAAGTGTTTGGATCAAACAATCAATTTACCTTTTCGAGAGGCTATTAGTTATGGATCAATGGTTTGTATATCAAGATTTCTATACGCTCTTACCAACAAGAATAGATTATTTATCTTTGATACAGAGAATGAAAGCTGGGAATTTTATAATTTAGATCTTGATGATGAAGCATACAGTAATACTACTGTAAATGCCATTTATCGACTTCTGGAGTACGAAGGAAAACTGGGACTTCTTTGTAGGTTGAAAAATGATGAGTTTGACTACTACTCTATGCAACTTTGGGTAATTATAAAGAAGAGTGGAACGTCGTGGAGTTGGAGCTTGCGAAAAAAAGAATGCCTTCCAATTATTTCCAACAATGAACGTTATTCGTCTTTAATCAATTTTTTTAACAATGATTTGGCAGTGATTATGggattttataatattatattttatgattttatgacttcaGCTTCAAAGATTGAAGTAGAGATATATACACCAATGATCGATCAGATTTTTCTAGTCGAATCTGATTGGCTCCCAGTTAGTCTTTAG